The proteins below are encoded in one region of Fulvia fulva chromosome 9, complete sequence:
- a CDS encoding GMC oxidoreductase family protein Mala s — protein sequence MSLSIAFLGGTDGLAVANKLSVDESVSVLVVDAGVNESPGGEDRGDSPDRWSYTSTPQENANGNTQELPAGKLVGGTSQINGNVYSRPESSQIDIWGDVNNADWSWNTLLEYYKSSETLSHPSSDQEEGGYTVNEDYHGLNGHDNVSFPAETNADFHKILEKTANNFSMPLNRDFNGGNARGFATYPAQFVIEGEREQVRWSAREAYYLPAQKRKNLELIDQPTCIRLAWKDPSGGDNKAITADGVEIASTEKEQTIKARKEVILSAGAYRSAPILEFSGVGDKKLLSNYSIDSIIDLPGVGENLQDQVQGTFFFNRSEKSSITFPDPVGDEITTNFLFHLTYEDVLQDGSPEFQDRVNGSLSDYADSIEKHINSTLSAVQIRKSLQNPTRQHLQHPRPRR from the exons ATGTCGCTCTCGATCGCATTCCTGG GTGGAACTGACGGTCTCGCTGTGGCCAACAAGTTGAGCGTGGACGAGAGCGTCAGTGTGCTAGTTGTCGATGCTGGTGTTAATGAGAGCCCGGGTGGTGAGGACAGAGGAGATTCACCAGATCGATGGAGTTATACGAGTACACCGCAGGAGAATGCCAATGGTAACACACAAGAGCTGCCTGCTGGCAAGCTCGTTG GTGGCACCTCGCAGATCAACGGTAACGTATACTCTCGGCCTGAATCAAGCCAAATCGATATCTGGGGAGATGTAAACAACGCAGACTGGTCATGGAATACGCTACTGGAGTACTACAAATCATCCGAGACACTATCCCATCCAAGCAGCGACCAGGAAGAAGGAGGCTACACCGTCAACGAAGACTACCACGGCCTGAACGGTCACGACAACGTCTCCTTCCCCGCCGAGACCAACGCCGACTTCCACAAGATCCTGGAGAAGACTGCAAACAACTTCAGCATGCCCCTCAACCGAGACTTCAACGGCGGCAACGCTCGTGGCTTCGCTACATACCCTGCTCAATTCGTCATCGAGGGCGAGCGAGAGCAAGTCCGCTGGTCTGCTAGAGAAGCATATTACTTGCCAGCACAAAAGCGCAAGAACCTCGAACTCATCGATCAGCCCACCTGCATCCGCTTGGCTTGGAAGGACCCCTCAGGTGGCGACAACAAAGCCATAACAGCAGACGGCGTCGAAATCGCCTCAACCGAAAAGGAGCAAACAATCAAAGCCCGCAAAGAAGTCATCCTCTCGGCAGGCGCCTACCGCTCCGCCCCAATCCTCGAATTCTCCGGCGTCGGTGACAAGAAGCTCCTCTCCAACTACAGCATCGACTCCATCATCGACCTCCCCGGCGTCGGCGAGAACCTCCAAGACCAAGTCCAAGGCACGTTCTTCTTTAACCGCAGCGAGAAATCCTCCATAACCTTCCCAGACCCCGTCGGTGATGAAATCACAACAAACTTCCTCTTCCACCTCACTTACGAAGATGTCCTCCAAGATGGCAGTCCCGAGTTCCAAGATCGCGTCAATGGCTCTCTGTCGGATTACGCAGATTCCATCGAGAAGCATATCAACAGCACCCTCTCTGCCGTCCAGATAAGGAAATCCCTCCAAAATCCAACACGACAACATCTTCAACACCCGCGCCCCCGCCGTTGA
- a CDS encoding Mitochondrial FAD-linked sulfhydryl oxidase ERV1 translates to MPVTAIDFPILSRFACAVEKMAGVSPDGQTLVDPIQAQRAQERGEQAKPLPKGVVLGPDGQPCRTCTSSASWKTMMGQAAKTKPTPPAQPSACPPDVEELGRSTWTLLHTMTANYPERPSFTQQAETKQFISLFGNMYPCWVCADDFRAWMKDGNDPKVSNRDDFGRWMCGAHNAVNVKLGKKEFDCNQWEERWRTGWKDGRCD, encoded by the exons ATGCCCGTCACCGCAATCGACTTTCCCATCTTGTCGCGCTTCGCCTGTGCTGTTGAGAAGATGGCGGGAGTATCGCCGGATGGCCAGACCTTGGTCGACCCCATACAGGCACAACGCGCACAAGAGCGCGGCGAGCAGGCCAAGCCATTACCGAAAGGTGTTGTGCTTGGGCCCGATGGCCAGCC ATGTCGCACATGTACCTCGTCCGCCTCATGGAAGACGATGATGGGCCAAGCCGCAAAGACCAAACCCACCCCGCCAGCACAACCCTCAGCATGCCCACCCGACGTCGAAGAGCTCGGACGATCGACATGGACACTTTTACATACCATGACGGCGAACTACCCAGAACGACCCTCCTTCACGCAGCAAGCCGAGACGAAACAGTTCATCAGTCTGTTTGGCAACATGTACCCGTGCTGGGTATGCGCGGATGACTTTCGAGCATGGATGAAAGATGGCAATGACCCGAAAGTCAGTAATAGAGATGACTTTGGACGATGGATGTGTGGGGCGCATAATGCGGTTAATGTCAAGTTGGGCAAGAAGGAGTTTGATTGCAATCAATGGGAGGAGCGATGGCGGACTGGTTGGAAAGATGGCAGGTGCGATTGA